GTCAGGCACTTTCTGCCCGAGAAGTCCGGTTATATTCCTACCATCTCCTTCAATGAACTTAATTCGCCCTTCCTCCACCCACGACCGAAAATGCTTATTCACCACTTCTGTTGATCGAACCACCAGTTCCGAGATGTGTTCTACTCCGATTACAGTTCCTCCCCTACCACTGCAAAGTTCCGCAAGGACGGCTGTGAGGTATCCGCTTCCGCTACCAACGTCCAACACCGTGGCTGGCTTTACGCCCTCTGGGGTTCGGAGGAGAAATGGAGCGATGATCTCCACCATAATGGCGTGCATGTGGGGTGCACTGATGGTTGCGCCGTATCCAATGGGAACGGGCTGGTCGCTGTATGCCACTTCGGGTGGCGAATGCGGCAAAAACCAGCCGCGATCAACACGACGAAAGGCCTCGATAACGGCAGGCGTGACTAACAGCGAAGCCGCTTCTAAACGTTGAATCATACCGGCATTGGTTACACCGGAACATGTCCATGCCATAGGATCCCTGAAAGCAAACCTTTgtgatgagaaaaaaaaaagtgaaacaaaaaaagggcagGGGCAAACAGTAAATGTTCAGAAAAGTTGCGAGGAAGAGCGCTGGCAGAATAGAAACACGAGCCGCTGAGAGGCAGATAGACAGAAATAGATTATGAACACGGGGGAATAGCTCCATTTCCATTACTACCAATTTCTCTCGTCCAGTAAGCCGAAGCCAGAGATGCGTTACCCTGAGGGGCCTAAGACGTACCATTGCGTTGAAGAACTGGATCAAGTAACTGCCGTATTCCCCcgctcctcctttcctttccccaaTGCCAGTACACACCGCATTTGCAATAATATATGTGCGTGTTGGTGTTAGGGAACCGAACGTCCATTCACCGGTTATGTGCAGGCAGGCACACGGAGGCTagagcttttttttttttttgggacACCACTCCtgcccttcttcttttcattttctttcctctccacTGGGTACATGTGCAGCTTAGTAGTGAAGTACGTGTGTACGCAActactttttcctttttttttttcaatacaAGTTCTACTTTCATTGCTGCCGCTTGTGCGACGCTTGAAGAGAGGCAGACGTCACCTTCCTATTGATAcgtactttttttaaaagaaacttgaagtaatatatgtatatatttatttatattgtACCGTTCACCTTACGCTTTGATGAATTCCCTGCTTTCTTCCACTTGAAAtcaaacacacaacaaagaaagagttttcgtttcatttttcCTGTTACttctcacctttttttttttggaacctccctcctttttttccccttctcctctcctttcttctctttcatttcatttctttccgtCTCTCTTTCACACTTTTTAAGTTTATCCTCTATCCAACCGACTCGGGCTCGTACTTATGAAGAAACTTTTTCCACTCCCCCCTTTAAATTATGTCAAGGGCTCGCGCTATTGTCTTTCCTAACGCCTCATCCGCTTCTCggctatttttcttttgatttttttaaaaattatcttatcttatatatatatatatattgccttttttctcactgttGTAACTGATGCTATGCGAGAACAATATTCACCCAACGCGCACGCGTAGGGATGCAGAGAGAAAATTGCACGATTGGTCATCtccccccttctttcccctgaggagagaaaagggcGACAGCGGTAGCAATAATGGCAACAAAgagtaacaacaacatgaacagcagcagcagcagacagAGAAGATATGTAACCCTTCACCTGCatgtgttttccttctttctttcacacaTGCAGGTTCAGTTGCTCTCCATTTtatcccttcccttttctaccCATTCCTGTCACTGTACTGTACACCCAAATCCAATCCCGGGAAACAATAAATGTACACGGCgcacctttcttctttccaccTGCAAGTTCCCTCCTCTctttaatattttctttgcatCGGAGCATCGTGCCTCCTTAAGGGAAACTGCaggagcaaaaagaaaaagaggggctTTAAGACAAAGCACATCAGCTAAACAAACCGACTAGAGACGTACCGGTGACcaaattgttttttttggtttttttctcttcaagaaaagaaattgtACTAGCAAATTATATGTCAAACTGGTGGAAagatatttctctttttgtttttcttttgtttatgttCAGTGTTGCACAAATTGGCTACCGCGATCTGTTGGTTGCTGTAACCAAATCCGCATAAAGATCAACTTCCCTGGACACTCGCATAGGGGCTCGAACTGATGCTTCTGTCCTCTGCTCTTTTGCCCGTGGCTCACCATTACCCGCTGCACTTTCGGGTTTCGGCTCGGCTA
The genomic region above belongs to Trypanosoma brucei brucei TREU927 chromosome 10, whole genome shotgun sequence and contains:
- a CDS encoding protein-L-isoaspartate, putative, with translation MAWTCSGVTNAGMIQRLEAASLLVTPAVIEAFRRVDRGWFLPHSPPEVAYSDQPVPIGYGATISAPHMHAIMVEIIAPFLLRTPEGVKPATVLDVGSGSGYLTAVLAELCSGRGGTVIGVEHISELVVRSTEVVNKHFRSWVEEGRIKFIEGDGRNITGLLGQKVPDFDVIHVGAAAATVPQVYIDALKPGGCLVIPVGREGEAQTLRVYTKDMDGHISSTNHGGVRFVPLTSAKHQRGGI